Sequence from the Erythrolamprus reginae isolate rEryReg1 chromosome 2, rEryReg1.hap1, whole genome shotgun sequence genome:
taatgatcatgtgactgggtaggagtggcttgccagccatgtgatcacatgggagtggcttaaacaagaatcatcgttcaagtgaactgtcaaGTCCTCAAAttgcaaccttaccagtgtcgctcgctggtgtgacaatttgctttgcgtttcccacgtgctacttcctgggtcacccccccacctcaggctgggtagctaggcgaatgggtgctgccaaaagcataaatgctgccagcgccgcttccaactacgccttctgcttgcacctcaggtgagaggtggctgcgtgaggctggaggggagccaggcaggagagagggaagctcatccaaggccaggaaggaggaaagaggggaaaagcaaggagcacagacgcagcagcagcagcaagggggaaaaaaggagagcggagctgagaccagtaatctaggaagtgacagctgccaatcagctggagctgggtaggcagcttcatttccgccaatggaactgtgttccaccccatcctgcctgctgcccacctctgtaTAGGTATGACATCTTTGGGATTGAGGCCTCTCTGGGGCAAGCTTGAGGGAGAGAATGAGTTAGGATAGGGGAGACTTCTGTATTGATATGGCTCCACAttccacaggttcaccatcatggatataGTCTATTTTAGGCTGTGATGTAGGTATACAGGTTTAGTTTTATttgtttcaaaaaaattaaagtaacTTAAAGCAAACTAGAACAGTGCCAGCTAGAATATCCAGATAAAATAGCAAGATTCAACCATTCAATGGTACACTATCTAAGGATATACAAATACTAGTGGAATCTGATACAGTTCATTTTGTTGATCTCAGTTAACACAGCTATTCTTTATAAATGCATTGCAGCTGTAAGCTGTCAGATCCAGAAAGACGGCTGTCATCGGAAAATAGCAAAATGCAACCAGAGTCACAGCATGAAAAGGTAAAACAGAGGGCAGCTAGGATTTGATAGGTTAACTTTTTCATTGTAGAAAGTAATTTCCATTTATATAAACAGAAGTGTCAAAGGAAAAAACaagaattgttttttttataatattcTAAGAAATAGTCCCTGGTATGCACAAATTTTAGAGTTTGGTTAGAAATTCAGGTTGCCACTATAGACCCACACAAGAGTGAGTTTCATTGAAGAAGGTGTGATTGCTTTTATAAAGGATACTGGACTATCAAAAACTAAAAGGAGGATACTACATTTTTTTACATCTTATAtagtgttgtgagccactccgagtcttcggagaagggcggcatacaaatctaataaacaaacaaacaaacaaacaaacaaacaaacaaacattgttttGTCCTGAAATAATGGAGGACCACATTGTAGCTTCAACTTACTTTATTAAGATCAGCTGGAATGGACCTCAAACATAGATTAGGCAAATGGAGCGGAATTGATACAAAAAGTGGTGTGGCTTGCACtcccttttaaattttttctcttcGGAGGCGCGGCTTGATAGCTGCTTGAATTTTGCCAGTCTCATCTTAGCCAATCCGCAGCCAGTATGCAAATGGAGGAGTTTTGCATATACAACAAATATACTGCAATAACTTCTTTACATATTACACAACATCTATTggttgttgttctgtcgggctctctggtagactcctcccaaaaattcacaggtacaaatttcagacacacacacatttgaaaattcaaaacaatgttctttataatgaaaattcacttaaaccaagccctcttttggtatagcaaagagcactcgtctccaaccaaactggtaatttgtacaagtcccttatcaattctgtgatacttagcttgcagctgtgaggcaattcacagtccttcttctttcacaaagtgaaacacactttgctctggtttagtttcaaagcgggggaaaatcagcacacaaaaggtcaaaatcagtaaagcagtcacgaaacacaacgatcagataatcctccacaatggccaaacccacaggctgctatttatagcaggctcactaattaccacagccccacccaaccacagatggcctcattttctttgataataatctctcagttgttgttgcctatgcatcgctctctgcatgcgtgactgtatcattaacttttgttctgaatccaaggaggagctagataattgatctccttctgagctgtctgccacactctcctcctccctgtcactcatgtcttcttggtcagaggagccttcatcagcagattccaccgtgggcaaaacaggcctgcagcatgtggatgtctcccccacatccacagtccttggggcaggagctgggccagagctaaccacaacagttgtacGGGATCTTTATATAATTTTGGGTACCATTAATTGTAAACAGGTGAAATAGAAGAAGGTTCAGGTCACAATGGCCATGTTTCTTCTTAGAAGTTGATGGGAATGGCAGAGGTAGCGGTAGTGGCTTTAGATTTGTTCTAGATTTGTTGTCAACAACTGTGTTCCAGGTGAATCATGTACAGTTATCAGTGTGCAATTGTTATGGTGACTGCCTAATTTGCACATGTGGAAGAGCCATACCAGTGCAGCAAAGGTTTTTATGCTATGATGTTCCACGATATTCTGTCTTGTCATCCATGAAATAATTGTTTACATAAAATTAATGGGGTAGATTGTAGTTGGTGTCACCAACTATTCTGAAGACACGCTCCCTTTGGAATGCCAAGGAATCTGTTAaggtattcatgaactgggagaaccAGTTAAAAAGGTTAGCCAATAAATAAGCATAGCAAcgaagtcagccaatgggagttaaccacttctgagtctgtgcagagaattgaaactggaaCTTAAGCTCAAGGCAGGGCATAGTTCAGCCCATTCTGTACTCTCTGAACTCTGAAGTtgcttattttttacttttaaccgttactacattgaagaagaactctgctaatggtattataaatatatagagtggtacctctacttactaatttaattcattccatgaccaggttcttaagtagaaaggtttctaaggagaagccatttttcccatagaaatcaatgtagaagcaaataatgcgtgcgattggggaaaccacagggagggtggaggccctgtttccttccaggagattcctagagaggccccacagaagcttctccccaccttttccggctctgtttcctcccaagagattcctagagaggacccatggtggtttctccccgccttttccagccctgtttccttccaggagattcctagagaggccccacagaggcttctccctgccttttccggttacagtttcggaagctcgagtttataagtggaaaatggttcttgagaagaggcaaaaaaatcttcttatctagaaaagttcgtaagtataggcgttcttaggtagaggtaccactgtatatcatattactatgtttataactAAGTCAATGAATCCAACTGGATCAGTTATCTATGTATGTCtctgatttttaattttatgcaacaaactctgatagagCTCTTCAAATTCTACACCAGTAACTAATAGCAGGGCTAGGCTAAACAGAACAAACAGAAATTCAATAGAGAAAAACAGTGTCCTTCGCAGTGCTATACTGGACAGAATCTTACTATGCTTTTCTTTTTTAGCAAACATATTACAACGAGAATTCAAATGAGACAGAAACTGTCAGCTCAGCCATGACCAGTAAGTATTCTACTGCATGCAATGGACATGGATCACAGAGATTTTGCCTTAAAttttaagatagaaacatagaagtctgacggcagaaaaagacctcatggtccatctagtctgcccttatactatttcctgtattttatcttacaatggatatatgtttatcccaggcatgtttaaattcagttactgtggatttaccaaccacgtctgctggaagtttgttccaaggatctactactctttcagtgaaataatattttctcacgtttctgttgatctttcccccaactaacttcagattgtgtccccttgttcttgtgttcactttcctattataaacacttccctcctggaccttatttaaccctttaacatatttaaatgtttcgatcatatttaAATGTCGATCATGTCATATAAGTAGGTATATGAAGTGTTCAGTGTATACTGGGTCTAATAACCCTGAGCTAAAATCACCTGTGTAGCATTTGTGTACAGTTCACTTATTCAACAGGTTTCGTTTTCTAAGGTCTACATTTAAATTAGCATACCTAAGCTTTAAGGCCAAATGAGGGGCATACAGTCAACTGCATTGCACAACTGGATGTCAAAAGAGATGCCTTAGGTAGATGTTGAATTTATTGTATACTGTAAATGAAGCCTGATATGTGTTAATTCATTGGTCTAAAGTAAAGTATGAATTTGTAATCCTAATATAATTTGCTGTCTTTGAGCCAATTTTGACTTTTGGTGATTGCTTAGATAAGTCccttcagttttcttggcaaagctTTTATTTTGGGAATTGGCTTGCCCCTTGCCTCTTTCCTAGGGCCGAGAGGCTTATAGTTTCCTGATTTGTAGgctggttttttctctctctctctatccctccctcccttctatccccccttcttcccccccttctctctctcacacacagtcgGTGTTGGTAGTGGGGCAGAGGTCTATCCCTAGGCCCCTCTTTTGTGGGGTGCAACAGGGCTtggttctctcccctctcctatttaacatctacatgaaaccactgggtgacagatttctgacagtctcaaaatgggtgagcagtgtggtcgggcagtaggaaaagcaagtaggacgcttggctgcatagctagaggtataacaagcaggaagagggagattgtgctccccttatatagagcgctggtgagaccacatttggaatactgtgttcaattctggagacctcacctacaaaaagatattgacaaaattgaacgggtccaaagacgggttacaaaaatggtggaaggtcttaagcataaaacgtatcaggaaagacttaatgaactcaatctgtatagtctggaggacagaaggaaaaggggggacatgatcgaaacatttaaatatgttaaagggttaaataaggttcaggagggaagtgtttttaataggaaagtgaacaaggggacacaatctgaagttagttgggggaaagatcaaaagcaatgtgagaaaatattatttcactgaaagagtagtagatccttggaacaaacttccagcagacgtggttggtaaatccacagtaactgaatttaaacatgcctgggataaacatatatccattgtaagataaaatacaggaaatagtataagggcagactagatggaccatgaggtctttttctgccgtcagtcttctatgtttctatccaacgGCACGGGGTGAGGTGTCAGAAATATattcagctttacatctccacctctTGCCAGGTCAGTGAAGCggtagatgtgatgtgccagtgcctggaggctttgAGAGTCTGGATGGGAGTTCAGGCTCAAGCcaaccccgacaagactgaaTGGTTATGGGTATGCCTTCGAAGGACATCTCCAACTGTCCATCCTTtgtttttgggggaggggaaaacattaaccccctcagaatgggttcacAATCTGGGTGTTCTCCTAGATTCTCAGCTGAgactagaacaacatctctcatctGCGGCTAGGAAgagcgcctggtgcaccagttgcgaacctatctggatcaggagtctctgctcatggtcactcatgcccttatcacctcatggttcGATTAGTGTAAcctgctctacatggggctaccattgaaaagcatttggagactACAATTGATTCAGAATGCAGCCAGGCAAACTGTtgtgggtgtaccaaggtacacctacatcacatcaacactctgcgagctacactggctcccaatcagcctttgggtgcaattcaaggtgttagttatcaactataaagccctacatggcttagggccagactatttatgggaccaccttctgctgcattcctctcagtgaccaattagggctcacagggttggccttttcTGGCTCCCATTGGCTAGACAGTGCTGGGTGAAAGCctcatgggagggccttctctgtggcaatgcaagctttctggaaccagctacctttGGAGGTccagcccccaccctactggaagaccgtgaaaacctggctttgccaacaggcctgagGTCATTGAGTAATATGATACCATCTGGATCCAGCCCAAAAGGATGTGAATGATTTTTAAccttatgggtttttaactgttttctaaatattgttttttaattgctgttCTCTGCACAGAGTCCCTAAGGAGTTGTGCGGcctataaatttattaaataaattaacatCTCATTTCTGCTTTTACAGACCTTGCTCTGCATGAACACGAATGGCTGCAAAGGAAGCTCTCACAGGCTTATAATGATTTCAGTTTCAGGAAAACACTTTCCTTTGGGGATCACACTCATTTTGCCATTGACTTGAAATTGCTTTACGGGGATCTGGCCATTATCTCCAAGGACATCAGTAACCAACCCCAACAGCAGCTGACATTGACTGAGATCCTGCAGAGCTTTTCTTCCATTACAGTCATAGAAGGAGAGGCAGGTAGTGGGAAGACCGCATTGCTTCGAAAAATAGCGATTCTTTGGGCCTCTGGATGCTGTCCCATACTCAACAGATTCAAGTTAGTTTTTTATTTGTCCCTGAATCCTGGGGAGCGTGACCAAAGTCTGGCCGACCTTATCTGCAGTCAGGTAATAGGGCTTAAAGGGATCTTGACTGAAGATTCTCTGAAGAACATCTGTCAAAGTTTAACTAACGAGGTCCTGTTCCTTTTGGATGAGTTTGACAAAACGAATGGGCTTTCCCATGCAATCGAAGATTTGATTCAAAAGAACTACTTGAATAAACACTGCTTGGTTATTGCAGTCCGTCCCCACCAAGTTAGAGGGATTCGCCAATATGCCAACACTCTTCTCAGTATTTTGGAATTCCCATTAAGTAGCACCTTCTATCTGTTACGAAAACTATTTTCATACAATGTTCAGCATTTGGGAGACTTTATTACTCAATTGACCAATGAAAATATCATGCGTTCCATGCTGAAGACTCCCCTTTTCGTTGCAGCCCTTGCTTCGTACTGGGCTCAGAATCCCAATAGCTATATATTCACTGATTCTGTCATTTTAAAAGCCTACCAGCTGTACAACTTGTTGAAATACCCTCAAGAAGTGGATCGCATGAAAGCTGTGATGTCTGCTTGTGGGGAATTGGCTTTACAAGGTCTCTTCAAATCCCTCTTTAACTTCAGTGAGAAAGACATGTCTGAAGTTGGCGTCAATGGGGAGGAAGCTCTCTACTTTGGATTGCTGAGCAAGTTTACTGCCCAAAGGCTCCAGCCACTCTACAAGTTCTTCCACCTTTCCTTCCAAGAATTTCTTGCAGGACAAAAAATGAGTGAGCTCCTGACTTCAGATGTACAGGCGGATATAAATAAAGGCCTGAAATATTTGCAGCAAATCAACACTTTCGAGAAAATATATGGGCGGTATCAATATATTTTGAGACATGCTTGCAGTCATCCATCCAAAGCGGTACCCATAATAATATCCTATCTCCTGAATTTATCCAGTGACAAGAAGTCACTTGAAAGCCATTCAGATGATTCTGCTTATCTGCAGCAAACTCCAGACATTAATTTAAGGCAATATGCAATTATGAAGGCTACCTCTAGTTGTAGTCCGGAATATTATCACTTACAATTCACTGAAACTGTACTGAAACTTGCTATTGAGTTAGCCTATCAAGGCAATATGATTTCCACTTGTGCACCTATCATTTTAGAATTTCTGACTGGGAAAGAGATTCCTTTATATTTATTGGAAGGGGGATCAATCCATAAATTATGTATGGATTATCCAGAAAGTTTGTTCTTACCAAGTAGGTTTAAGGGAACGTTTACCGGAACACAGGAACGTTTTGACTTGGTTGCAGCGGAAAATGCTTTTCTCAACTTGGAAGTTCCATCGGTTGAACCAATATACACTCAATCTTTTGAAACCTTCAGTAATATTAACCAGAAACTACAAGAAATGTTAGATACTACTTTTACTTTTTTGTCCTATAAACACAGAGATATTCCGGATCCCATAATAACTCCATTTCTCTCTGTGAAAAGCCGTGAAAAGATTCCGTATCTGAAATTTGATTTAATATGTATGAGATCCTTTGCAACACCTGATATTCAGAATTTAAAACTGCTCTTCTCATTTTTCAATAATATTGAATTCAATTTACAAAATTGCAAAGGCCTCCTTGAGAATATCAAGGCGGCTATTGAAGAGaatattgaatattttaaaatctgcCGCTTAGATAATACTGAACTGAATGATCTGGAAGAAAACCTACTACTTTCAATGTCTTCACTTGAATCCCTTCACATTAAGTCAAGTGCTTCAGTGCCAGGTATAGTACTTCTATcttttttgcttttaatttaCAATGCAATATTCAATATTGCTGGATCTTGCAAGATTCCAGGCGgaaataatacaaatatattGTTCCATGAATAAATCAGGAAATACTGGTGGATTAGAAGAAGGAAAGTGGTTACCAAAGGTGGTGGTAGTGAGAGAAGACTGTGTTTGATTTTACTTGATTTATTTGAGAACTTCCTTAATAATAAATACTGTTAAGTCTGGCAAGCATGTCAAATCAACTTGACATAAAACACACTAAATATTGTGTTCACAGTAAGCATGTACAGGATTTCATGATAAACCTGAGTAATGTACTTTACATATTGATGTAGAAATAAATGTATTGATTATCTGTTTGCCTTCAGAAACTCTCTTGGCAAATTTGGACAAATACATGTTTTTAAAGGAACTCTCATTGAATCTATCTGACTGCCGGAATATGTGTGATACCATCCCAGAGGGGTTCAAAAATCTTAACAAAATTGAGAAATTGATGCTCAGCAACTTTAAGTTTAAAACAGATTCTGTCTGGCTAGGTAAGTGCTATGTGTATAAAATTCAAGAGTACAACTGGTTGCATGTGGATGAAAAACTGGGAGGCTTAATGCTTTTATACTTTTTCCCTAATAGAACACTgttcttttaaaatgtgttttaaagTACATTAGAACTGAGAATGCTTGTTCCTGTTTCACAATGTAGTAAGTCCACTCAACGTAGCAGATTCTGTGCCCAAACCCCCTTCTatatgcccctggattcctgcttcGTTCTGTGCCCGaagtctcttcaatatgccccttgcctgctgctaAGTTCTGTGCCCGATCTCGCTTCCAAAGTAACCTCTCGTCAGCCGCTTCCTCCGGTCgccactttctttttttaaagccttaaagttttggattttcctaattggttttcacacattatttgcttttacattgattcctatgggaaaaattgtttcatcttacgaacttttctacttaggaacctggtgacggaacgaattaagttcgtaagatgaggtaccactgtatatgcttatGTAAAATAGATTCTGAACTGATGTGAAGTAAATCTGCTGAACACCTGACACTACTAAAGTCAAAAGTAACTTTAAATCCTTCACATCATAatgtggtttttcttttttcttttacagtTGAACTCATACGGAACTgtccaaatctctctctcttccatttcCAAAAATCAACTTTTTTTTATATGGGAGCTCTTATGAACGCAATGTCTTCCTGCAAGAAGCTCACTGAAATTCTACTCAATGAGTTGAACGTTGGAGATGAAGATCTGCGTGCACTTAGTAAGAAAAATATAATGGAGAACTTTTGCCATATTAATGCAAAATTACACTTTTTCTTAGTAAAAAACCAGTGACAATTCAAGaaattattaatataaaatatatctgaGAGATTACAGCCTTCTGTGCTGACTTGACCATGCTTGAGAAATGATTTATCTAGCTtggttttctt
This genomic interval carries:
- the LOC139162585 gene encoding baculoviral IAP repeat-containing protein 1-like — its product is MAAEETSADISNISELDAAYIESFLPPRNLNISKIVEENELEYQQIRKQHERGFNPTMRSEAKRLKTFLSLPEDGLSTWATSEMAAAGFSYINVKTAIQCFSCGLVLLVRSVETPPFEKHKTLWPSCDFILGKEVGNISKYDIRVQNPENNSQEVKNNHQEMESRLESFSNWPFYCKEIQPVLLAEAGFFFTGIKDTVQCFSCSGCLGNWEEGDDPWKEHAKWFPECEFLQRKKSRDEIKQYIQSYSGFFGITGKHFTSARKCLPSDPDDLEPFLNIYKDEEMRLESFKTWPQDAHADPAILAKVGFFYTGKNDTVQCLYCNGCLQNWKETEDPWEKHVKIFPHCKLSDPERRLSSENSKMQPESQHEKQTYYNENSNETETVSSAMTNLALHEHEWLQRKLSQAYNDFSFRKTLSFGDHTHFAIDLKLLYGDLAIISKDISNQPQQQLTLTEILQSFSSITVIEGEAGSGKTALLRKIAILWASGCCPILNRFKLVFYLSLNPGERDQSLADLICSQVIGLKGILTEDSLKNICQSLTNEVLFLLDEFDKTNGLSHAIEDLIQKNYLNKHCLVIAVRPHQVRGIRQYANTLLSILEFPLSSTFYLLRKLFSYNVQHLGDFITQLTNENIMRSMLKTPLFVAALASYWAQNPNSYIFTDSVILKAYQLYNLLKYPQEVDRMKAVMSACGELALQGLFKSLFNFSEKDMSEVGVNGEEALYFGLLSKFTAQRLQPLYKFFHLSFQEFLAGQKMSELLTSDVQADINKGLKYLQQINTFEKIYGRYQYILRHACSHPSKAVPIIISYLLNLSSDKKSLESHSDDSAYLQQTPDINLRQYAIMKATSSCSPEYYHLQFTETVLKLAIELAYQGNMISTCAPIILEFLTGKEIPLYLLEGGSIHKLCMDYPESLFLPSRFKGTFTGTQERFDLVAAENAFLNLEVPSVEPIYTQSFETFSNINQKLQEMLDTTFTFLSYKHRDIPDPIITPFLSVKSREKIPYLKFDLICMRSFATPDIQNLKLLFSFFNNIEFNLQNCKGLLENIKAAIEENIEYFKICRLDNTELNDLEENLLLSMSSLESLHIKSSASVPETLLANLDKYMFLKELSLNLSDCRNMCDTIPEGFKNLNKIEKLMLSNFKFKTDSVWLVELIRNCPNLSLFHFQKSTFFYMGALMNAMSSCKKLTEILLNELNVGDEDLRALIAVLPNFTALKILNLSMLFLNNAETSAALALALRSLTNLEELVLPSGEGIRPAAKLIVQQCFHFPNLRKLDFRDSLSAEGLLEIAKVAADGGFQKLEILCLPINHKIIEETWRNFFQALSNMPDLQNMDLSRIITHQIKCQAVTMKSFVQCVSRLPNLRTISMIGWLFDEKDLNMFEIMKEQHPQAKRLTLICKFILPSVPIINE